From Phoenix dactylifera cultivar Barhee BC4 unplaced genomic scaffold, palm_55x_up_171113_PBpolish2nd_filt_p 000693F, whole genome shotgun sequence, the proteins below share one genomic window:
- the LOC120106928 gene encoding protein PHYTOCHROME KINASE SUBSTRATE 4-like yields the protein MEKYRVTASFNGGLSHRPPSSSISLPPKPHHLCEPPISSFLPPGSPKPAAASGDHLGRRTSDAEISIFDAERYFLDGSGTPDVKRTIILNGTARCDLSTNPRDSSVSSVDGGGGVCGRAGRNGSFHATPTPTASSETSWNSRCGLLCNPPGSIAVAVKSLPLKEPKKGISPSSSFGVRRLFGRGCPCSGKKSVDVEENYPEPPKNPSHSKFDSSRSAVSRSKNPIFRTGEVGHGAIGDKSAPKDIKSEWGIAEGLKLKINTGNWAEDPEACHVSKRFSREKPFPVEIGHRIVSSDGAFNESSGFSFPVLNPRPANPNPPEDPARDSLEVFRPSDEATVLKKSTEFPRRAPTTVPFSGEADRRSFTYPTSPKTRPPEEDQASDTSSDLFEIESFSTSYPSSVNRRRDSLDELDTRRLSGGGAAAAGILQLHRSLEEPATPSIAASECCPPSEVSVQWSVTTAEGFDRASVANFSSATSDYEELSFIQAEHDRFATAMAAGEAKRRGGGGGGLLRCRCEKAISVAPNPVRCGPVWSRAGASVFTVDPDRVSGFAAKLAGGTPGQERPVLPRSLSTRVSRPVQTR from the coding sequence CTCCCTCCTCTTCTATATCCCTCCCTCCCAAACCCCACCACCTCTGCGAGCCACCcatctcctccttcctccctcccGGTTCCCCAAAGCCCGCCGCCGCCTCGGGCGACCACCTCGGCCGCCGGACATCCGACGCCGAGATCAGTATCTTCGACGCCGAGCGCTACTTCCTGGATGGCAGCGGCACCCCCGACGTCAAGCGGACCATCATCCTCAACGGCACTGCAAGGTGCGACCTTTCCACCAACCCGCGCGACTCGTCTGTTTCCTCcgtcgacggcggcggcggcgtctGCGGTCGCGCCGGCCGGAACGGCTCCTTCCACGCCACCCCCACTCCCACCGCCTCGTCGGAGACCAGCTGGAACAGCCGGTGTGGCCTCCTCTGCAATCCCCCCGGTTCCATTGCCGTCGCCGTCAAATCTTTACCCCTGAAAGAGCCGAAGAAAGGGATctccccctcttcctccttcggCGTTCGGCGGCTTTTCGGCCGGGGCTGCCCGTGCTCCGGCAAGAAGTCCGTCGACGTCGAGGAGAACTACCCCGAGCCGCCCAAGAACCCAAGTCACTCCAAATTCGATTCCAGCCGCAGCGCCGTTAGTCGCTCGaaaaatccgatatttagaacAGGGGAGGTCGGTCACGGTGCCATTGGAGATAAATCGGCTCCCAAAGATATCAAGAGCGAATGGGGAATCGCGGAGGGGTTGAAGCTGAAGATAAATACCGGAAATTGGGCCGAAGATCCGGAGGCATGCCATGTCTCCAAACGCTTCTCGAGGGAGAAGCCTTTTCCGGTGGAAATCGGCCACCGGATCGTCAGCTCCGATGGGGCATTCAACGAATCCAGCGGGTTCTCCTTTCCCGTGTTGAACCCGCGGCCGGCGAATCCTAACCCGCCAGAAGATCCTGCCCGGGATTCTCTCGAGGTTTTCCGGCCATCAGACGAAGCCACGGTCTTGAAGAAATCGACGGAGTTTCCGCGCCGGGCCCCAACGACGGTGCCCTTCTCCGGCGAGGCGGACCGTCGGAGCTTCACCTATCCGACAAGCCCCAAGACCCGGCCGCCCGAGGAGGACCAGGCCAGCGACACGAGCTCGGACCTGTTCGAGATCGAGAGCTTCTCCACGTCGTACCCCTCCTCCGTCAACCGCCGCCGCGACTCGCTCGATGAGCTCGATACGAGGAGGCTGTCCGGCGGTGGCGCCGCCGCGGCCGGAATCCTGCAGCTCCATCGGAGCCTGGAGGAGCCGGCGACGCCGTCGATCGCGGCGAGCGAGTGCTGCCCGCCGAGCGAGGTGAGCGTGCAGTGGAGCGTCACCACGGCGGAGGGCTTCGATCGGGCGAGCGTCGCCAACTTTTCCAGTGCCACCTCCGACTACGAGGAGCTCAGCTTCATCCAGGCGGAGCACGACCGCTTCGCCACGGCGATGGCCGCCGGCGAAGCCAAGCGGCGGGGCGGCGGAGGTGGGGGTTTGCTCCGCTGCCGGTGCGAGAAGGCGATCAGCGTCGCGCCAAACCCGGTCCGGTGCGGCCCGGTGTGGAGCCGGGCCGGGGCGTCGGTTTTTACGGTCGACCCGGACCGGGTCTCCGGATTTGCGGCCAAGCTGGCAGGCGGAACCCCAGGCCAGGAGAGGCCCGTTCTCCCGCGGTCGCTCTCGACTCGCGTTTCCCGGCCGGTCCAGACTCGGTAG